Proteins from a single region of Numenius arquata chromosome Z, bNumArq3.hap1.1, whole genome shotgun sequence:
- the LOC141477139 gene encoding ras-related protein Rab-27B-like, whose product MTDGDYDYLIKLLALGDSGVGKTTFLYRYTDNKFNPKFITTVGIDFREKRVVYNSRGANGSPGKAFKVHLQLWDTAGQERFRSLTTAFFRDAMGFLLMFDLTSQQSFLNVRNWMSQLQANAYCENPDIVLIGNKADLSDQREVNERQAKDLADKYGIPYFETSAATGQSVEKAVDTLLDLIMKRMEQCVDKTQGSDTANGGSSGKLDSAKPEEKKCAC is encoded by the exons ATGACTGATGGAGACTATGATTATCTGATCAAACTCCTGGCCCTTGGAGACTCTGGGGTTGGAAAAACAACGTTTCTGTACAGATACACTGATAACAAATTCAACCCCAAGTTCATCACGACAGTAGGGATAGATTTTCGGGAAAAACGAGTG GTATACAACAGCAGAGGAGCAAATGGATCTCCAGGAAAAGCCTTCAAAGTCCATCTCCAGCTTTGGGACACGGCCGGCCAGGAAAG GTTTCGAAGTCTCACCACAGCGTTTTTCAGAGATGCTATGGGCTTTTTGCTAATGTTTGATCTCACCAGCCAACAGAGCTTCTTAAATGTCAGAAATTGGATGA gTCAGCTACAAGCCAATGCGTATTGTGAGAATCCAGATATAGTCTTAATTGGTAATAAAGCTGATTTATCAGACCAAAGGGAGGTAAACGAAAGGCAAGCAAAAGATCTAGCAGACAAATACGG CATTCCGTACTTCGAAACGAGCGCTGCTACCGGCCAGAGCGTGGAGAAGGCTGTGGACACGCTTCTGGACTTGATAATGAAGCGTATGGAGCAGTGCGTGGACAAGACACAGGGCTCCGACACAGCCAACGGAGGCAGCTCGGGAAAACTAGATTCGGCAAAACCGGAGGAGAAAAAGTGTGCCTGCTAA